The genomic stretch TGATTCTGTTTACCTCGCTTTTTCCCATTCTTACGGATATGAGTGGAACCACACTCAGGACATTGCATCAAGAACAACCTCAATTCATACTTCTATTCTGCAACGCCCATTATTTTTTGACTTCGCAATGTCCTGACGTGCAAATGCGATCGCTTATACACGTTGCGATCGCAGATTTTCTGAATCTCGGCAAGATGGTGGACTGACCAGCCAACATCACCAATATGGGACTGATTGGCACCTTTGCGGGTTACTTCTCTACAAAACCATTCGGTTTGCCTTAGGTCGGGATAACTGGCGGGGAATGTTTAGTGGGTACGGCAGTTGCAGCCTGGACAAGCGTGTTTATTGCCTCAATTCTGGCAGCAGTACAACCACATTCCGCACCCTGAAGTGTCACACTACGAATTTTGGCAGTTTGGGAAAATTGGGCTTGCGATCGCAAAGCAACTTAGTCAAATTAGCGTTACCCGTGTAGTTGGACAAGGCTCCAAGTTTCAAATCGAACTACCGCTCAGATAAGACAAAGCTCTCTTGATGGCATTGATCACTACTCTTGATGCGGCATCAGTGAGTGAGGTTTCTCCAAACCATGCGCCTCCATGAGTTGCTTGTTGCCCATGACTTCATGCGGGTTACCGTCAGCAATCAGGTGTCCTTCGTCAAGGAGGAGGACGCGATCGCATACTTCCAATATCACTTCTAAGTCATGGGTTGAAACGATATAGGTTTCCTGGGAGTTTTGCAAAAACTGAATGAGGCGACGACGCGCACGCATATCGAGGTTAGCGGTTGGCTCATCATACAGTATGAGCTGAGGTTGCATTGCCAGGACGGCTGCGATCGCCACCATGCACTTCTCACCCCCAGAAAGATTTTGGGGAACGCGATCAATCAGTTCTCCTACCCCAGTCACCGATAAAGCTGTGCGGACACGGTTTTCCACCTCCTCAGCATCAAGGTTCATATTTTCAGGACCAAAGGCAACATCGTCGCGCACAGACGTTGTAAACAATTGGTCATCTGGATTCTGAAATACTAAACCAATCTCAGGGCGAAATTCTCCCATTTCCACAGGCTTGCCAAATAACTGAATTTCCCCGGATACTGGTGTTAAAATTCCACAAATCAACAAAAATAGCGTCGTCTTCCCACTCCCGTTTGGGCCAATCAAACCCACCCGTTCTCCTGGCCGAATTTGCAAATTCAGACCTTGGAAAATCTCCTCTTGTTTAGGATACCCAAACCTCAAACTTGAAATTGAAAGCGCAGCTTCCCTTGTTTTCTGCCGCTCGAATTCTTGAGTTAACTGTGTCATCACCAATCCAAAAGCTATTCAAAATTCACAAGCCTAAAAGAAAATTTCTGCTGCTACCAAAAATGTGGCAACCAACAGCGTCAGCCAGAAGGCAATTCGGCTGGTTTTATTGGCTTCACTAATATCGGCAGCAAACTCTTTAGGGTTACGATCGATACTGTTTTTGTTGTGACCGTAGCCCCGCAATCGCATTGCCTGATAAACTCGATCAGAGCGATCATAACTGCGGATGAGCAAGCTACCCGCCAAGCCAGACCACATGTTCAGATTGCGAAAACTAAAGCGATCGCTCTCAAACCCCCGCATCCGCATTGCCCTCTGCATTCTCATCCTCGTTTCGCCAAAATCTTCGAGGTAGCGATAAGCTAGCAGCATCATATCCACAATGACATCCGGCAGGCGTAGCGATCGCATCGCCTTAATACTGGTCAAAAAAGGCGCAGTCCCAAACAAAATCAAACTCACCGTCAGGATACAAAGAAAGCGCGTAGCAATTAACAGCACTGCCTCAACACCTTCTTGATTCACCACCAACGGCCCAAGCTTAAATAGTACCCTCTCCCCAGAAGAAGCAAATAGCACGAGTACCACTACCGTCAAAATAAACAAGCCTGGATAACGCAAGCGAGCCAGGAGAAAAGAAAGCGGCAGCTTAGATAAACCATAAAGTACCGCAGTTACCCCAATTACCACTGGAATAAAAATTACATCATCGACAAAGGCAATGGCAAAAATTAAGGCAATGAGTGCCACCAACTTAGAGCGTTGTTCCCAGCGATGAATGGGTGAATCGATGTCTGCGTATTGATCGAGTCTTAACTTCATCGGCTCTCCAAAAGCTCCGGCTTGACTCGATCTAGAAAAGATGCCAACATCATCGTAAAAATCCCCTCAAATACCGCCGGAATTGTATAGGCAATAAGGCCTGCATAAATTGCCCTCCGTTCCGTTTGAGCATCAATATCAGCGGGAATAGTGGTAATAATTACAACCGAAAATATCGTCGCCGCAAGTATCACAGCCCCCCCACCGGCAATAAAGGCAAAGATTTTCGTCCGCCTTTGCTCATTCATCTTTACTTGATTTCGCAACCTGAAGATGTAATAAGCAAGCAGTGCGGGAAAGCCCATAATAATTGCATTCACCCCTAACGTAGATATGCCCCCGTGCTGAAACATCACCGCCTGGAAAAACAGCGCAATTAAAATAGCTGGAAATGCATAATATCCCAATACAACCCCCATCAATCCATTGAGGACAAAATGAAGGCTCGAAGGGGGTATGGGGATATTAATTACGTTGACGACAAAAAAAGCGACTGTGAGCAGCGCCGCTTTGGGGATCTTCGCTTGGGGATTTTTCTGTTTATTAATTTTGTGCAAACAATACCAAGTCACGCCGCCTGTGACGGCATAACTGGCAATGGCAACACTTGGGGAGATAAAACCGTCGGGGATGTGCATGACTTATGCTGCCTTTCTCCGGCGGGCAAAGAATAGCGCTGTACCGAAAAATCCCCAAGCGCCAGCCGCAGCTAATAGTGCTTTTTCCAGCAGCGTGTCTTCCACGCTATCTTTCCTGTCGAACCAACTTAGTCCCTCGCTGCCTTCAGTTGCTTCCTGTGTAGCAGCAGTTAAGGCTGTTGTCTTGTTACCTACAGGAACCGTAATGATGTTACCGTGACCGGCTTGACGTACTTTAACTTCCCAGTTTCCGGGTTGGGATGCGTCTGGCACAAAGGAAAATTGCCCTTGTTTGTCAGTGGTTCCCGTTTTCCAGGGAGTAGAGGGCTCATTGGGGGCATACACTGTTACCTGAGCATTACCCATCGGTTGACCACCAGCATAGACGGCATCAATTTGGATGGCTTGAACCTTCTGATACTGAATCTCTGTACCGTGGGCAGATGCTTTGGCTGACCAACTAATAACTGGAAGGAACAATAGGAGAAGAAAAAATTTAGACTTCACGATCATTTGTACGTTCTTGTTAGCTGGTTTTTCCTTTATTAGTTTGGCTTGCCTCAGCAGTAACGAGAGGTGGGCATCGCCCACCCTACTATTGATGAGAACAATAAACAAAGGAAGAAAATCTTTAGTTACTGGGAGAATGGGGTTCTTTCGCCTGGGCAGCAGCCCCTTCAAGGCGGCAGTGTCCTTCGCCTACGTGGCCTAAACCTGCGATCGCTTTTTGCAGCTTTTGATAATCTTGTTTAGCTAGTTTCTGTTCCAAGGTTGCCATATCGGCTTTTAGCGTTCCATTCTGCGCCAGGGCAGCCATTGGCTCAAAGCCCACTGCATCTTGATTGAGGGAGTCGTTTGCTGGAGTATCAGCATCCCCAAAGATGTGGTCAAAGTGGAAGGTTGTCTCTAGTTCTCCCTGTTCTGTACTGGTGAGGATACCTTTGCGTTGGTCGCCCACATACTGTCCGCAGGTATATCCCAAGGGTTTGTCAAGGCTAATTACAAAATCAACCGTGCGCCCCTCTTTTTTCGCAGTGCCATCAAGGAGAATTGCAGAACCTGATGCTGGCCCCTGCGTTGCCTCAACCACTTGCCAGGACATCGCATTGTAGGTTCCCGCCAGAGCTTTTTGTGTCGCCACTGTAATCGGCTGGGCGTCTCCACCCCCCTCGGCTAAATCTACCGTTTTTGGTTCTTCTAGCAGAGTCACTTTTTGAGTGGACTTCAACTCACCTGACTTATCGGGGTCAAAGGCCGGTTCGGTTTGATAAGCCGTTATATCATCTAAAGTGACATATACATGGTCAAAGTCAATTCGCCAGCCATCTTTGGTGACAAAACCCTGGCGCACAAAGTCTTCACCATTGGCGACAAGCTGGAGTGTCCCCTGTCCTGCGGCAGCCTGAGTCTCGGTTTTTTGTTCTGCGGGAGCTTCTGCCTGAGTCCCAGGTTGTGTTGCGTTTTGGGAACAGCCAAACAGCACGCCCGGAGCCAGAAAAGTCAGACTCGCCCAAATTAGTAGCTGTTTCCTCATATATTGCTTGCAATCGCTCTCATTAACATACAAAACTTCATCACACAAGTTTTTATTAAAAAAATCAATCCCCCTAGAGGGCATTGCCAAAGCTTTTCAGCCTAATCTCTATCTTTTGTCGTAGTAACAAACTTAAATTGATAAAGTTTCAAAATTCTCTGGTAATGCGGCAACAACTTCAGACTCTTCCAGATAAATAGGAAATGGCACGCCTTCAATTTCTACTTTGAGCAGCCACGACTCACCCTTTCTATTGATAGATAGGGCTTGCTGAATAACTAATGGAAGACCCAGAGAAGGCTTGATTAGTGATTCAAACCGACAATAATATAAGTTTTTGTTTTTCCTCATTCATCGAGCCATAGTTTTTGATGATAGACCGACCGAAAACAAGTGTTGTTGTCGCAAATCGACAACAACCACACAAAAAAACCGCCTAATAGCGGTCGAAAGATTCATGACTAAAAAACTAATAGCAATGGCCGTTTCCGAAGTATTTGGAAGTTTAGCCATCACCCGCTCTAGGCTAAATCTTCGCTTTCCTTGCCCAAATTTTCCCTCAATCGAATTGCGAACCTTCTCCGAATCTAGAGCTTGCTTTTTGGTTTCCAGGCTGACCGGGGCTGGCGGTCTTCAAGAGTGGCGGGCCACTAATTCTAATGCCTCTTTCTTTACACCAGGCTCGGTTTTCTCTTGTCCGATAAATTTTATCGACATGAACTGATTCTGGGGAAGAGCCGGTGAAGCCGCTATCGGCTTCTACTTGAGCTTTGAAGTCTCCCGATTCGTTAAAATTATCCACTGCCCTTGGATGTTGAAAGCTTGGGCAAGAACTGCCAAGTCGTCTTTGTTAGTATTTCTCGCTTCTAATAGTTTCAGACTGTTTGCGATCGCTTCTGTTGCCTCTGTCCACTGTCCGAGTTGTTGGTAAGCTAAGGGCAGGAAGCTCAACGTAGAAGCTTGATTGAGGATATCTCCTTGCGCTTGAAAAGTTTTTGCCGCTTGTTGCCAAATTCTTGCCGCCTCAACAAACTGCCCAGTTTCATAAAATTCTCGTCCCTGTTGTACTTGAGTTGCATTGGTTAGTTCGATAGCGTCTAATGCAATGCTTCTCGGAAGGGGGAAACCTAATCCCTTAACCTCCTTCCCTAGTAGAGAAGAGGAAAGCACTCTTTATCCCTCTCCTACTAGGAGAGGGGTTGGGGGAGAAGCATCCAACAGCAAAGAATGAGAGTTCACCTTTTGACTCCAGGAAAGCAAAAGGGTCAAAGTTAATCCGAAAAGCCCGTACTTTAGAAAGGATTGTACTGCACGGAAAAGTACAGACCGTTTTCTTGCCATGTTCTTTCCCTCGAAGAGAGATTCACTAAAGGAATTCCCCAGTCCAAGCGGGCGCTGAAGCGTGGTGATTGTCGCCACTGCAATCCTAAACCAACCGATAAAAGTTTATTGGGGCCTGGGTCTTCTGTGCCCGAACTGTTCCAGGCGGTGCCAAAATCGACAAACGGAATGATTTGAAGAACACCCTGCACTTGCGGGACGCGCAGCACGGGGTACTGAAGTTCTGCACTCAGCAAAACTCCGTTATCCGTCAGCAGAGCATCCTGACGATAACCCCGGACGCTTTCTAAGCCGCCTAAACCGAATTGTTCTAAAGGGACTAGCGTTCTATCTGCCAGTTGCACGTTACCACGCACCAATAGCAACGTTTCTGGAGCGAAGAGGCGTACCCATTGGGCTTGTCCTTGCCATGAATAGAAGCGGCTATCAGGACCAGATTCGTTGATAGTTGCATCAAAGGCATCGAGTCCGATATTAAATTGCGATCGCAATGCAATGACTTGTCGCGTGCCGGTTTGCGTCCACTCTTGAAAAAATCGCAAGGCGGATATCCGGGTACGTCCCT from Coleofasciculus sp. FACHB-1120 encodes the following:
- a CDS encoding DUF4382 domain-containing protein, translated to MRKQLLIWASLTFLAPGVLFGCSQNATQPGTQAEAPAEQKTETQAAAGQGTLQLVANGEDFVRQGFVTKDGWRIDFDHVYVTLDDITAYQTEPAFDPDKSGELKSTQKVTLLEEPKTVDLAEGGGDAQPITVATQKALAGTYNAMSWQVVEATQGPASGSAILLDGTAKKEGRTVDFVISLDKPLGYTCGQYVGDQRKGILTSTEQGELETTFHFDHIFGDADTPANDSLNQDAVGFEPMAALAQNGTLKADMATLEQKLAKQDYQKLQKAIAGLGHVGEGHCRLEGAAAQAKEPHSPSN
- a CDS encoding ABC transporter ATP-binding protein translates to MTQLTQEFERQKTREAALSISSLRFGYPKQEEIFQGLNLQIRPGERVGLIGPNGSGKTTLFLLICGILTPVSGEIQLFGKPVEMGEFRPEIGLVFQNPDDQLFTTSVRDDVAFGPENMNLDAEEVENRVRTALSVTGVGELIDRVPQNLSGGEKCMVAIAAVLAMQPQLILYDEPTANLDMRARRRLIQFLQNSQETYIVSTHDLEVILEVCDRVLLLDEGHLIADGNPHEVMGNKQLMEAHGLEKPHSLMPHQE
- the cbiQ gene encoding cobalt ECF transporter T component CbiQ; this translates as MKLRLDQYADIDSPIHRWEQRSKLVALIALIFAIAFVDDVIFIPVVIGVTAVLYGLSKLPLSFLLARLRYPGLFILTVVVLVLFASSGERVLFKLGPLVVNQEGVEAVLLIATRFLCILTVSLILFGTAPFLTSIKAMRSLRLPDVIVDMMLLAYRYLEDFGETRMRMQRAMRMRGFESDRFSFRNLNMWSGLAGSLLIRSYDRSDRVYQAMRLRGYGHNKNSIDRNPKEFAADISEANKTSRIAFWLTLLVATFLVAAEIFF
- the cbiM gene encoding cobalt transporter CbiM → MHIPDGFISPSVAIASYAVTGGVTWYCLHKINKQKNPQAKIPKAALLTVAFFVVNVINIPIPPSSLHFVLNGLMGVVLGYYAFPAILIALFFQAVMFQHGGISTLGVNAIIMGFPALLAYYIFRLRNQVKMNEQRRTKIFAFIAGGGAVILAATIFSVVIITTIPADIDAQTERRAIYAGLIAYTIPAVFEGIFTMMLASFLDRVKPELLESR
- a CDS encoding carboxypeptidase-like regulatory domain-containing protein; translation: MIVKSKFFLLLLFLPVISWSAKASAHGTEIQYQKVQAIQIDAVYAGGQPMGNAQVTVYAPNEPSTPWKTGTTDKQGQFSFVPDASQPGNWEVKVRQAGHGNIITVPVGNKTTALTAATQEATEGSEGLSWFDRKDSVEDTLLEKALLAAAGAWGFFGTALFFARRRKAA